A genomic segment from Bacillota bacterium encodes:
- a CDS encoding M23 family metallopeptidase: MDDVIVRAKYSRNTPPYRRKRLQAKESNTLGEIVKRQILISILIFIIILSIKNINTSITNFIIDKVKWTLLWNIDINDIYRQINNIIEGEENTGYENNSPMENDNQTKNEKQIQDENSSENSESIELEFILPIEGVVSSYFGERIDPVTNKIKFHSGIDIEGDESSQIKAVEDGEVIEISEHRMYGKYVKIRHLGGIISLYAHCSRILIEEGMKASKGDIIAEVGNTGVSTGTHLHFEVWKDGKPVDPLEFIKVPIKTDNKNEVL, translated from the coding sequence ATGGACGATGTTATTGTAAGGGCAAAGTACTCCCGTAATACTCCCCCTTATAGAAGAAAAAGGTTACAGGCAAAAGAAAGCAACACATTGGGGGAAATTGTAAAAAGACAAATTCTTATTTCCATACTAATATTTATTATTATTTTGAGTATTAAGAACATTAATACCTCCATAACAAATTTTATTATTGATAAGGTTAAATGGACTTTGTTGTGGAATATAGACATTAACGATATTTACAGGCAAATTAATAATATAATTGAGGGTGAAGAAAACACAGGATACGAAAATAATAGCCCAATGGAAAACGATAATCAAACTAAAAATGAAAAACAAATACAAGATGAAAATTCCTCTGAAAATAGTGAAAGTATTGAACTTGAGTTCATATTGCCTATAGAAGGAGTGGTTTCATCATATTTTGGTGAAAGAATTGACCCCGTTACTAATAAAATTAAGTTTCACAGCGGTATAGATATTGAAGGGGATGAAAGTTCTCAAATTAAAGCAGTTGAAGATGGTGAGGTAATAGAAATATCCGAGCACCGTATGTATGGTAAATATGTAAAGATAAGACATTTAGGGGGAATAATAAGTTTATATGCCCATTGCTCAAGAATTCTGATAGAAGAAGGGATGAAAGCCAGTAAAGGCGATATAATAGCGGAAGTTGGAAATACCGGTGTTTCCACAGGTACTCATCTGCACTTTGAAGTGTGGAAAGATGGGAAACCTGTGGACCCCCTTGAATTTATAAAAGTGCCGATAAAAACAGATAATAAAAATGAAGTACTTTGA
- a CDS encoding peptidase M50: MKYFESLLFALISISLHEAAHIITAVILGIKVNGIRVLPVGLNAIIEEDFSPLWKKVLVYLSGPAANGILYVAGILALKYMYAANIYGCKYITVMSAYKINIMNFINVNLYLTIFNILPVVPLDGSRILINILISGKGIYVAHKYIKKLSAVFAIVFIFIGFIQLFYSSFFNYSLITIGIYIIIQIISKGAEAAFMNMKQIIFRRSRLLKKGIYPVRDLVAVKTMPLGDVLKNMDFDRFHIIYVLDENFRILKMYTEQEIVDAVINYNSEITFEEFIRKVQ, from the coding sequence ATGAAGTACTTTGAAAGTCTCTTATTTGCTCTTATATCAATATCACTACATGAGGCGGCCCATATTATTACTGCTGTAATTTTGGGAATTAAAGTAAATGGTATAAGAGTTTTACCGGTTGGTTTAAACGCAATTATTGAAGAAGATTTTAGTCCCCTATGGAAGAAAGTATTGGTTTATTTAAGCGGGCCGGCAGCAAATGGAATATTGTATGTAGCAGGCATATTAGCTTTGAAATATATGTATGCAGCAAACATATATGGATGCAAATACATAACAGTAATGTCGGCTTATAAAATTAATATAATGAATTTTATAAATGTAAATTTGTACCTTACGATATTTAACATTTTACCTGTTGTACCTCTGGACGGAAGCAGGATACTTATTAATATACTAATATCCGGAAAAGGTATTTACGTTGCTCATAAGTATATAAAGAAGTTATCTGCAGTTTTTGCTATAGTTTTTATATTTATTGGTTTTATTCAGTTATTTTATTCTTCTTTTTTCAATTATAGTTTAATAACTATAGGTATATATATAATTATTCAAATAATATCGAAAGGGGCTGAGGCAGCTTTTATGAATATGAAACAAATAATTTTCCGACGCTCAAGACTGTTAAAAAAAGGTATATACCCAGTGAGGGATTTAGTGGCTGTAAAAACTATGCCTCTTGGGGATGTTTTGAAAAATATGGATTTCGATAGGTTTCATATTATCTATGTCTTGGACGAAAACTTCAGGATTTTGAAAATGTATACGGAACAGGAGATAGTAGATGCAGTTATCAATTATAATTCGGAAATAACCTTTGAGGAATTTATCAGGAAAGTTCAATAG
- the pdaA gene encoding delta-lactam-biosynthetic de-N-acetylase: MGKNNKNSKKVKLTRNKIRLVVITAVVFFIIGFGFSYLVSSFNARKDLPDGTASPNDIERTQDTTLKDGENTGRTNDTGNKQSGGKNSKEDERDTSKVGENSHAQLPTNPTTPNVEKLNIDALEKLDNEKLSWWIRLNSENKPSTIPDDIRNLISKYDGVFQGDTSEKVVYLTFDEGYENGYTPKILDTLKENNVKTIFFVTGPYIEKNPDLVKRMLDEGHQVGSHTVNHPSLPDLSYEELENELLGLENKFYEKFGVGFKYMRPPSGEYSERVLAAAQQLGYKTVFWSFAYDDWYTDKIRGADYAYNKVMENLHNGAVLLLHAVSKDNADALDRIIKDIKAQGYEIKPFDL; this comes from the coding sequence ATGGGAAAAAACAACAAGAATAGCAAAAAGGTGAAGCTCACAAGAAATAAAATCAGACTTGTAGTAATTACTGCAGTCGTGTTTTTTATAATCGGCTTTGGTTTTTCATATTTAGTGAGTAGTTTTAATGCAAGGAAGGATTTACCTGATGGCACGGCCAGTCCCAATGATATTGAAAGGACTCAGGATACTACTCTAAAGGATGGAGAAAATACTGGTAGAACTAATGATACGGGAAATAAACAATCGGGTGGGAAAAATAGTAAGGAAGATGAACGGGATACATCTAAAGTTGGTGAAAATTCTCATGCCCAACTACCTACCAATCCTACAACTCCAAATGTTGAAAAACTGAATATTGATGCATTGGAAAAACTTGACAACGAAAAACTTTCCTGGTGGATTAGGCTCAATAGTGAAAATAAGCCCTCAACCATACCAGATGACATAAGGAATCTCATTAGCAAATATGATGGAGTATTCCAGGGAGATACTTCAGAAAAAGTTGTTTACTTGACTTTTGATGAAGGGTATGAAAATGGTTATACTCCAAAGATATTGGATACTCTTAAGGAGAATAATGTAAAAACCATATTTTTTGTCACAGGGCCCTATATAGAAAAGAACCCTGATCTTGTAAAAAGAATGCTGGATGAAGGGCACCAGGTGGGTAGCCATACAGTTAACCATCCAAGTCTGCCTGATCTTAGCTATGAAGAATTGGAGAATGAGCTTTTAGGTCTGGAGAATAAGTTTTATGAAAAATTCGGAGTGGGGTTTAAATACATGAGACCTCCTTCAGGGGAATATAGTGAGAGAGTGCTTGCCGCAGCGCAACAGCTTGGTTACAAAACAGTATTCTGGAGTTTTGCCTATGATGACTGGTATACAGATAAGATAAGAGGGGCAGATTATGCTTACAACAAGGTTATGGAAAACCTGCACAATGGTGCGGTGCTGCTCCTCCATGCAGTATCGAAGGATAATGCTGATGCCTTGGACAGGATTATAAAGGATATAAAGGCCCAAGGGTATGAGATAAAGCCTTTTGATCTATAA